In a single window of the Bradyrhizobium erythrophlei genome:
- the fba gene encoding class II fructose-bisphosphate aldolase (catalyzes the reversible aldol condensation of dihydroxyacetonephosphate and glyceraldehyde 3-phosphate in the Calvin cycle, glycolysis, and/or gluconeogenesis) yields MARITLRQLLDHAAEHEYGVPAFNINNMEQALAIMDAASSLDAPVIIQASRGARSYANDIMLRHMMDAVTEIYPQIPVCVHLDHGNGPDTCMTAIQAGFTSVMMDGSLKADGKTAADWDYNVGVTRTVTDMAHLGGISVEGELGVLGSLETGMGDKEDGHGAEGKLSHDQLLTNPDEAVKFVKETKVDALAIAMGTSHGAYKFTRKPDGDILAMNVIEEIHRKLPNMHLVMHGSSSVPQDLQDIINANGGKMKPTWGVPVSEIQRGIKNGVRKINIDTDNRMAMTGQIRKVLREDPSEFDPRKYLKPAMEAMARLCKQRLQEFNTAGQASKIKKVLTTAEMAKRYTKGELDPQIA; encoded by the coding sequence ATGGCTCGAATTACGTTGCGTCAATTGCTCGACCACGCTGCGGAGCATGAGTACGGCGTGCCGGCCTTCAACATCAACAACATGGAACAGGCGCTCGCCATCATGGACGCCGCCTCCAGCCTTGATGCGCCGGTCATCATCCAGGCCTCGCGCGGCGCGCGGTCCTACGCCAACGACATCATGCTCCGGCACATGATGGATGCGGTCACCGAAATCTATCCGCAGATTCCGGTCTGCGTGCACCTCGACCACGGCAACGGACCCGATACCTGCATGACCGCGATCCAGGCCGGCTTCACCTCCGTGATGATGGACGGCTCGCTGAAGGCCGACGGCAAGACCGCGGCCGACTGGGATTACAATGTCGGGGTCACCAGGACGGTCACCGACATGGCCCATCTCGGCGGCATTTCGGTGGAAGGCGAACTCGGCGTTTTGGGGTCGCTCGAAACCGGGATGGGCGACAAGGAGGACGGCCACGGCGCCGAGGGTAAGCTGTCGCACGACCAGTTGCTCACCAATCCCGACGAGGCGGTCAAGTTCGTCAAGGAGACCAAGGTCGATGCGCTGGCTATTGCGATGGGGACGTCGCACGGCGCCTACAAGTTCACCCGCAAGCCGGACGGCGACATTCTGGCCATGAACGTGATCGAGGAAATTCACCGCAAGCTGCCCAACATGCATCTGGTGATGCATGGATCGTCCTCGGTACCGCAGGACCTGCAGGACATCATCAACGCCAATGGCGGCAAGATGAAGCCGACTTGGGGCGTGCCGGTTTCCGAGATCCAGCGCGGCATCAAGAACGGCGTCCGCAAGATCAACATCGACACCGACAATCGCATGGCGATGACCGGCCAGATCCGCAAGGTGCTGCGCGAGGACCCGAGCGAATTCGATCCGCGCAAATATCTCAAGCCGGCGATGGAAGCGATGGCCAGGCTTTGCAAACAGCGGCTGCAGGAGTTCAACACCGCCGGCCAGGCCAGCAAGATCAAGAAAGTGCTGACCACCGCCGAGATGGCGAAGCGCTACACCAAGGGCGAGCTCGACCCGCAAATCGCGTGA
- a CDS encoding class I fructose-bisphosphate aldolase has translation MNLADLNKVARAVVAPGKGLLAADESTGTIKKRFDAINVASTEESRRDYREMLFRSSEAMNRYISGVILYDETFWQKAEDGTPLVKLIEQSGAIPGIKVDEGTQALPACPGELVTVGLDKLAERLKKYYEGGARFAKWRAVIDIGPQIPTMTAIRVNAHALARYAALCQAAQIVPIVEPEVLMDGDHDIDRCYEVTQRVLNKTFQELRVQRVALEGMILKPNMAIPGKKSAKQVSAEEIAEKTVRLLKNCVPAAVPGIAFLSGGQSDEEATAHLNAMNRIGGLPWPLTFSYGRALQAAPQKAWAGKAGNVAAGQRAFTHRARMNSLASKGEWQADLEKKAA, from the coding sequence ATGAATCTCGCCGATCTCAACAAGGTCGCTCGGGCCGTGGTCGCACCGGGCAAGGGCCTGCTCGCCGCCGACGAATCCACCGGAACCATCAAGAAACGCTTCGACGCCATCAATGTCGCATCGACCGAGGAGTCGCGCCGCGACTATCGCGAGATGCTGTTCCGCTCCAGCGAAGCCATGAACCGCTATATCTCCGGCGTCATCCTCTATGACGAGACCTTCTGGCAAAAGGCCGAGGACGGCACGCCGCTGGTGAAGCTGATCGAGCAATCGGGCGCGATCCCCGGCATCAAGGTCGACGAGGGCACCCAAGCCTTGCCGGCCTGCCCGGGCGAACTAGTCACCGTCGGGCTCGACAAGCTCGCCGAGCGTCTGAAGAAATATTACGAAGGGGGTGCCCGGTTCGCCAAATGGCGCGCGGTGATCGATATCGGGCCGCAGATTCCGACCATGACGGCGATCCGCGTCAACGCCCACGCGCTGGCGCGCTACGCCGCGCTATGCCAGGCCGCGCAGATTGTTCCGATCGTCGAGCCGGAAGTCCTGATGGACGGCGACCACGACATCGACCGCTGCTATGAGGTGACCCAGCGCGTTCTCAACAAGACGTTTCAGGAATTACGCGTTCAGCGCGTCGCGCTGGAAGGCATGATCCTGAAACCAAATATGGCCATCCCCGGCAAGAAAAGCGCGAAGCAGGTGTCCGCCGAAGAGATCGCGGAGAAAACCGTCCGGCTGTTGAAGAACTGCGTCCCCGCGGCGGTGCCCGGCATTGCCTTCCTGTCCGGCGGGCAGTCCGACGAGGAGGCCACCGCGCATCTCAACGCCATGAACCGGATCGGCGGCCTGCCGTGGCCGCTCACCTTCTCCTATGGCCGCGCGCTGCAGGCGGCGCCGCAGAAGGCGTGGGCGGGCAAGGCCGGGAATGTCGCCGCGGGCCAGCGGGCGTTTACCCATCGCGCGCGGATGAATTCGCTGGCCAGCAAAGGTGAATGGCAGGCCGATCTGGAAAAGAAGGCGGCATAG
- a CDS encoding thiamine phosphate synthase encodes MATKPVPRRPVPRLYLATPEVDDPALLLASLPGLLAGADVAALLLRLKPTDQRTMISRVKALAPAVQGSGAALLLDGHVELVARAGADGAHLTGIAAMEDALPTLKPDRIAGVGGLTTRHDSMAAGEAGADYVLFGEPDARQQRPSVEAIAERLQWWAELFEPPCVGFAASREEAYQFAAAGADFVLVGDFIWNDSRGAAAALMDAEQTIRQAYAAMPGTAKVEQE; translated from the coding sequence TTGGCCACCAAACCCGTTCCGCGGCGCCCCGTGCCGCGTCTCTATCTCGCGACGCCTGAGGTGGACGATCCCGCGCTGTTGCTCGCGAGCCTGCCGGGCTTGCTGGCCGGCGCCGATGTCGCCGCCTTGCTGCTGCGGCTGAAACCGACCGACCAGCGCACCATGATCTCGCGGGTCAAGGCGCTGGCGCCGGCGGTCCAGGGCAGCGGCGCCGCGCTCTTGCTCGACGGCCATGTCGAACTGGTCGCCCGCGCCGGCGCCGACGGCGCGCATCTGACCGGTATCGCGGCCATGGAGGATGCGCTGCCGACATTGAAGCCCGACCGCATCGCCGGCGTCGGCGGATTGACGACACGGCACGATTCGATGGCCGCGGGCGAAGCCGGCGCGGATTACGTGCTGTTCGGCGAGCCCGATGCGCGGCAACAGCGGCCTTCGGTGGAGGCGATCGCCGAGCGCCTGCAATGGTGGGCCGAACTGTTCGAGCCGCCATGCGTCGGCTTTGCCGCCTCGCGCGAGGAGGCTTACCAATTCGCCGCCGCCGGCGCTGATTTCGTTCTGGTCGGCGATTTCATCTGGAATGATTCGCGCGGCGCGGCGGCGGCATTGATGGACGCGGAGCAGACGATCAGGCAAGCCTACGCCGCCATGCCCGGAACCGCCAAAGTCGAACAGGAATGA
- a CDS encoding tetratricopeptide repeat protein, which produces MKILRPVLILASCLLLTANAAAQISLTPPAAQPPPAAGKPEPKVKPHTIARKPAASAATAKPAAAPVAPAATVTPAPVPDNPNVDLVYGAYQRGQYKTAFDLATKRAQENGDPKAMTMLGELYANAMGIKRDYAKAAEWYKRAADGGDREGMFALAMLRLGGRGGPVNREEAVKLLASSAKLGEPKAAYNLALLYLDGQTLPQDLMRAAQLLSMAADAGNPEAQYALATFYKEGTGVAKDVEKSVQLLKAASLADNVDAEVEYAIALYNGTGTPKNEAAAVALLRKAARQNSPIAQNRLARVLVTGQGAPMDKIEGLKWHLVAKTAGKGDPMLDKALADLSPEDRAKAEAAARKWLGLK; this is translated from the coding sequence ATGAAGATCCTGCGTCCCGTACTGATCCTCGCGAGCTGTCTGCTGTTGACGGCAAACGCGGCGGCGCAAATCTCGCTGACGCCGCCGGCCGCGCAACCGCCGCCGGCAGCAGGCAAACCGGAGCCGAAGGTGAAACCGCACACCATCGCCAGGAAGCCCGCCGCTTCCGCCGCGACGGCGAAGCCCGCGGCAGCTCCGGTGGCGCCGGCCGCGACGGTGACGCCTGCGCCTGTGCCCGACAACCCCAATGTCGATCTGGTGTACGGCGCCTATCAGCGCGGGCAATACAAGACCGCGTTCGATCTCGCGACCAAGCGCGCGCAGGAAAACGGCGATCCGAAGGCGATGACGATGCTCGGCGAACTCTACGCCAATGCAATGGGCATCAAGCGCGACTATGCGAAGGCGGCCGAGTGGTACAAGCGCGCCGCCGACGGGGGCGACCGCGAGGGCATGTTCGCACTGGCGATGCTTCGTCTCGGCGGCCGCGGCGGCCCCGTCAACCGCGAAGAGGCGGTGAAGCTGCTGGCATCATCGGCGAAACTTGGCGAACCGAAGGCGGCGTACAATCTGGCGCTGCTCTATCTCGACGGACAGACGCTGCCGCAGGACCTCATGCGCGCCGCGCAACTGCTGAGCATGGCCGCCGACGCCGGCAATCCGGAGGCGCAATACGCGCTTGCAACCTTCTACAAGGAGGGCACCGGCGTCGCGAAGGACGTCGAGAAGTCGGTCCAGCTGCTGAAGGCGGCTTCGCTGGCCGACAACGTCGACGCCGAGGTCGAATATGCGATCGCGCTTTACAACGGCACCGGCACGCCGAAGAACGAAGCCGCCGCGGTGGCGCTGCTGCGCAAGGCCGCCCGGCAAAACAGCCCGATCGCCCAAAACCGTCTCGCGCGGGTGCTGGTGACCGGACAAGGCGCGCCGATGGACAAGATCGAGGGCCTCAAATGGCACCTGGTGGCGAAAACCGCCGGGAAGGGCGACCCCATGCTCGACAAGGCGCTGGCCGATTTAAGCCCCGAGGACCGCGCCAAGGCCGAGGCGGCCGCCCGCAAATGGCTCGGCCTCAAATGA
- a CDS encoding inositol monophosphatase family protein translates to MLHSALINVMVKAARRAGRSLKRDLGEVENLQVSLKGPANFVSLADKRAEQMLLEDLTKARPGYGFIGEEGGIRAGDDKTHTWIVDPLDGTTNFLHGIPQFAISIGLQREGTIIAGVIYNPANDELYIAERGKGAFLNEQRLRVAGRRKLGDCVIACGLPHIGRGDHDLSRREMTEIQNRVAGLRRFGAASLDMAFVAAGRLDGYWERNLQPWDMAAGQIMVREAGGTVSGMAGDDDALKSGNVICGNEFIHAELVKILKPLGK, encoded by the coding sequence ATGCTGCATTCAGCCCTTATCAACGTCATGGTCAAAGCCGCGCGCCGCGCCGGCCGCAGTCTCAAGCGCGACCTCGGCGAGGTCGAAAATCTCCAGGTATCGCTGAAGGGGCCGGCCAACTTTGTCAGCCTTGCCGACAAGCGGGCCGAACAAATGCTTCTCGAGGACCTCACCAAGGCCCGGCCGGGTTACGGCTTCATCGGCGAGGAAGGTGGAATCCGCGCAGGCGACGACAAGACCCATACCTGGATCGTCGATCCACTCGACGGCACCACGAACTTCCTGCACGGCATTCCGCAATTCGCGATCTCGATCGGCCTGCAGCGCGAGGGCACGATCATTGCCGGCGTAATCTACAACCCCGCCAATGACGAGCTCTACATCGCCGAACGCGGCAAGGGCGCCTTCCTCAACGAGCAGCGGCTGCGTGTCGCCGGCCGCCGCAAGCTCGGCGACTGCGTGATCGCCTGCGGCCTGCCGCATATCGGCCGTGGCGACCATGACCTTTCGCGCCGCGAGATGACCGAAATCCAGAACCGGGTGGCCGGCCTGCGCCGGTTCGGCGCCGCCTCGCTCGACATGGCCTTCGTCGCTGCGGGCCGGCTCGACGGCTATTGGGAGCGCAATCTGCAGCCATGGGACATGGCGGCGGGGCAGATCATGGTACGGGAAGCCGGCGGCACCGTCAGCGGCATGGCAGGCGACGACGACGCGCTGAAGTCCGGCAACGTGATCTGCGGCAACGAATTCATCCACGCCGAGCTGGTGAAGATTCTGAAGCCGCTAGGGAAGTAA
- a CDS encoding SAM-dependent methyltransferase, whose protein sequence is MSFISTMIGTAERVPLPDLVIRAAIQRLCSRTATRLAHDSADRDALFADEMAARAIAEHGDEAKTRHDEVPAAFFAAVLGPNRKYSSCFYKEPQSTLQEAEEEALRQTVEHADLADGQSILELGCGWGSLSLWMARQFPRSQVTALSNSHSQREYIEREAMARGLKNIRVVTSDKNVFDPQRRFDRIVSVEMFEHVMNWRELMTRVNSWLAPDGRFFMHIFTHRSGAYRFDRADGDDWIAQHFFSGGVMPSHHLIRQYADLFEVEKEWRWSGTHYQRTALDWLGNFDSHREEIEAVLRNVYGSDTALWMRRWRWFFLATAGLFGYADGSEWGVSHYRMRAV, encoded by the coding sequence ATGAGCTTCATCTCCACGATGATCGGCACCGCCGAACGGGTGCCGCTGCCCGACCTCGTGATCCGCGCCGCGATCCAGCGGCTGTGCTCGCGGACAGCGACCCGGCTGGCCCATGACAGCGCCGACCGCGACGCCTTGTTTGCCGACGAAATGGCGGCGCGCGCCATCGCCGAACACGGCGATGAGGCCAAGACCCGGCATGACGAAGTGCCGGCGGCGTTCTTTGCGGCCGTGCTCGGTCCGAACCGCAAATATTCGTCGTGCTTCTACAAGGAGCCTCAGTCGACGCTGCAGGAGGCCGAGGAAGAAGCGCTGCGCCAGACCGTCGAACATGCGGATCTGGCCGACGGGCAATCGATCCTCGAACTCGGCTGCGGCTGGGGCTCGCTGTCCCTGTGGATGGCGCGGCAGTTTCCGAGATCGCAAGTGACCGCGCTGTCGAATTCGCACTCGCAGCGCGAGTATATCGAGCGCGAGGCTATGGCGCGCGGATTGAAAAATATCCGCGTGGTCACGTCGGACAAGAATGTGTTCGACCCGCAGCGGCGGTTCGACCGCATCGTATCGGTCGAAATGTTCGAGCACGTCATGAACTGGCGTGAATTGATGACGCGGGTGAACTCATGGCTGGCGCCGGACGGCCGTTTTTTCATGCACATCTTCACCCATCGGTCCGGCGCCTATCGGTTCGATCGCGCCGACGGCGACGACTGGATCGCGCAGCATTTCTTCAGCGGCGGGGTAATGCCGAGCCATCATCTGATCCGGCAATATGCCGACCTGTTCGAGGTCGAGAAGGAATGGCGCTGGAGCGGCACACATTATCAGCGCACCGCGCTCGACTGGCTCGGCAATTTCGATTCGCACCGCGAGGAGATCGAAGCCGTTCTGCGCAACGTCTACGGCAGCGACACCGCGTTATGGATGCGGCGCTGGCGCTGGTTCTTCCTCGCCACGGCCGGGCTGTTCGGCTACGCCGACGGCAGCGAATGGGGCGTCAGCCATTACCGGATGAGGGCGGTATAG
- a CDS encoding flagellar motor protein MotA produces MPSGPSSRSAMELELTKLSSPRIFLVRMLVFLVLCALVMIVLYKQIVLAFFANPGLNALIGAVLAIGIILSFRQVIRLYPEVAWVNNFRIADPGLAIDRRPTLLAPMAAILGGERTGRMTISQQTMRHLLDSIATRLDEARDISRYMTGLLVFLGLLGTFWGLIETVGSVGKVIDSLKVGGDAGALFETLKEGLAAPLGGMGISFSSSLFGLAGSLILGFLDLQSSQAQNRFYTDLEDWLASTVREYSGETAPGSSGELQAMVDRLRLTLEEGGTSRGTTVAMANLAEAIQGLVAHMRTEQQMIREWADGQGEQNREIKKLLERIARQPEKN; encoded by the coding sequence ATGCCTTCAGGCCCGTCTTCCCGCTCCGCGATGGAGCTCGAGCTGACCAAGCTGTCCTCGCCACGGATTTTCCTGGTGCGGATGCTGGTTTTCCTGGTGCTGTGCGCGCTGGTGATGATCGTGCTCTACAAGCAGATCGTGCTGGCTTTCTTCGCCAATCCCGGCCTCAACGCGCTGATCGGCGCGGTGCTGGCAATCGGCATCATCCTGTCGTTCCGCCAGGTGATCCGGCTCTATCCGGAAGTCGCCTGGGTCAACAATTTCCGTATCGCCGATCCCGGCCTCGCGATCGACCGGCGCCCCACTCTGCTGGCGCCGATGGCGGCGATCCTCGGCGGCGAGCGAACCGGGCGGATGACGATCTCGCAGCAGACCATGCGGCATCTATTGGATTCCATCGCCACCCGGCTCGACGAAGCCCGCGACATTTCCCGCTACATGACGGGCCTGCTGGTGTTCCTCGGGCTGCTCGGCACCTTCTGGGGCCTGATCGAAACCGTCGGCTCGGTCGGCAAGGTGATCGACAGTCTCAAGGTGGGCGGCGACGCCGGCGCATTGTTCGAGACGCTCAAGGAGGGTCTGGCCGCGCCGCTCGGCGGCATGGGCATTTCGTTTTCGTCGTCGCTGTTCGGCCTTGCCGGTTCGCTGATTCTTGGCTTCCTCGACCTGCAATCGAGCCAGGCGCAGAACCGGTTCTACACCGACCTCGAAGACTGGCTCGCCTCCACGGTGCGGGAATATTCCGGCGAGACCGCTCCCGGTTCGAGCGGCGAACTCCAGGCGATGGTCGACCGGCTGCGGCTGACCCTGGAAGAAGGCGGCACGAGCCGCGGCACCACCGTGGCGATGGCCAATCTCGCCGAGGCCATTCAGGGCCTGGTCGCGCATATGCGGACCGAGCAGCAGATGATCCGCGAATGGGCCGACGGCCAGGGCGAACAAAACCGTGAGATCAAGAAGTTACTTGAGCGGATCGCGCGCCAGCCGGAGAAGAATTAG
- a CDS encoding peptidoglycan -binding protein: MALARARRNESGFNYWPGFVDALSTLVLSIVFLLSVFLVVQFFLSQEVTGKDKALEQLNAKIAQLNDLLSLEKLGKLNLDDQVSQLRAGLASAEADRDRIKGLYEGLAGAGNDAAGRDTELNKALDSEKQVSARALAQIEVLNQQISALRRQLAALEEALNASENRDKESQGKIADLGQRLNVALAQRVQELSRYRSEFFGRLRTILGNRPDIRVVGDRFVFQSEVFFDTGQAQLLPEGRAELDKLATALIDLDKQIPAEIAWVLRVDGHTDVRPINSPIFKSNWELSSARAISVVQYLVSLGVPPQRLVAAGFAEFQPLDTAATEEAYKRNRRIELKLTER, translated from the coding sequence ATGGCCCTCGCCCGTGCTCGCCGCAACGAATCCGGATTCAACTACTGGCCGGGCTTCGTCGACGCGTTGTCGACGCTGGTGCTCTCGATCGTGTTTCTGCTGTCGGTGTTCCTGGTGGTGCAGTTCTTCCTGTCGCAGGAAGTCACCGGCAAGGACAAGGCGCTGGAACAGCTCAACGCCAAGATCGCGCAGCTGAACGACCTGTTGTCGCTGGAAAAACTCGGCAAGCTCAATCTCGACGACCAGGTCTCGCAGCTGCGCGCGGGGTTGGCGTCAGCGGAGGCCGACCGCGATCGCATCAAGGGACTCTATGAAGGCCTCGCCGGCGCCGGCAATGACGCCGCCGGCCGTGACACCGAACTCAACAAGGCGCTGGATTCCGAGAAACAAGTATCGGCGCGCGCGCTGGCGCAGATCGAGGTGCTGAACCAGCAGATCAGCGCGCTGCGCCGCCAGCTGGCGGCGCTTGAGGAAGCGCTCAACGCTTCGGAAAATCGCGACAAGGAGTCGCAGGGCAAGATCGCCGATCTCGGCCAGCGCCTGAATGTTGCCCTGGCCCAACGGGTGCAGGAATTGTCGCGCTACCGTTCGGAATTCTTCGGCCGCCTGCGTACCATTCTCGGCAACCGGCCGGACATCCGGGTCGTCGGCGACCGTTTTGTCTTTCAGTCGGAGGTGTTTTTCGACACTGGACAGGCGCAATTGCTGCCCGAGGGCCGCGCCGAACTCGACAAGCTTGCAACCGCGCTGATCGACCTCGACAAGCAGATCCCGGCTGAGATTGCCTGGGTGCTCCGGGTCGACGGCCACACCGACGTGCGCCCGATCAACAGCCCGATCTTCAAGTCGAACTGGGAATTGTCCTCGGCGCGCGCGATCTCGGTGGTGCAGTACCTGGTTTCGCTCGGCGTGCCTCCGCAACGGCTGGTCGCCGCCGGCTTTGCGGAATTCCAGCCGCTCGACACCGCCGCGACCGAAGAGGCCTACAAGCGCAACCGGCGCATCGAGTTGAAGCTGACGGAACGGTGA
- a CDS encoding GNAT family N-acetyltransferase, with translation MDARIKSGHDGVALMGTPYQLRPYRAEDEDAAIALWQQTWQQAYPSIDFAARVTWWRERWRQELVPNAAIVVAEQASALVGFVTIDGTGYLDQLVVAPDRWGSEVANALVDESKRLSPERITLLVNKDNARAIRFYERNGFARAGEDINPTSGRPVLKMEWKG, from the coding sequence ATGGATGCCCGGATCAAGTCCGGGCATGACGGCGTTGCTTTGATGGGCACTCCCTATCAGTTGCGCCCCTACCGCGCCGAGGACGAAGACGCCGCGATCGCGTTGTGGCAGCAAACCTGGCAGCAGGCCTATCCCTCAATCGACTTCGCCGCGCGTGTAACATGGTGGCGCGAGCGCTGGCGCCAGGAACTGGTGCCGAATGCGGCGATCGTGGTGGCTGAACAGGCGAGCGCGCTGGTCGGGTTCGTGACCATCGATGGGACAGGCTACCTCGATCAGCTGGTGGTCGCTCCCGATCGCTGGGGTTCGGAAGTCGCCAACGCGCTGGTCGATGAATCAAAGCGCCTGTCGCCCGAGCGCATCACGCTGCTGGTCAACAAGGACAACGCCCGCGCCATCCGCTTCTACGAGCGCAACGGCTTTGCGCGAGCTGGTGAGGATATCAATCCGACTTCGGGACGGCCAGTGCTGAAGATGGAGTGGAAGGGGTAG
- a CDS encoding ABC transporter ATP-binding protein/permease, producing MSAVERLDDRHGETPSELAAASPDGAQLVSPAKRTARLRPLLALAPYVARYRGRAFLALIALTIAAITTLVVPVAVRRMIDFGFTPEGIAMINSYFSVMIAVVAVLALASASRFYLVMTIGERIVADLRRDVFAHLISLSPAFFDLSRSGELISRLTADTTQIKSAAGASVSVALRNLMLFFGATAMMVITSPRLSGFVLLAIPLIVLPLVAFGRWVRRLSRNAQDTLAEASAYASELVGAIRVVQAYTSEPLANARYGGEVEQAYEAARTSTRARAVLTAIIIFIVFTSVVAILWVGSHDVLTGTISPGRLGQFVLYAAFAAAALGQLSEVWGEVSAASGASERLFEILRVKSAITAPASPRALPVPARGDVSFDNVSFAYPTRPGTMAVDGVSLTVRAGEKVAIVGPSGAGKSTLFHLLLRFYDPLSGTISFDGVPIHSADPREVRARIALVPQDSVAFATSARENIRFGRPDASDAEVERAADLAHASEFIRRLPGGFESQLGERGVTLSGGQRQRIAIARAILRDAPLLLLDEATSALDAESETLVQTALEELMRHRTTLVIAHRLATVLSCDRIMVMDQGRIVEQGTHASLVAANGLYARLARLQFEGV from the coding sequence ATGAGCGCAGTTGAACGGCTTGACGACCGGCATGGCGAAACGCCGTCGGAACTGGCGGCGGCCTCCCCAGACGGTGCGCAGCTGGTTTCCCCGGCGAAGCGCACCGCCCGGCTTCGTCCGCTGCTGGCGCTGGCGCCTTACGTCGCGCGTTACCGCGGCCGCGCGTTCCTGGCCCTGATCGCGCTGACGATCGCCGCGATCACGACCCTTGTGGTGCCGGTCGCGGTGCGGCGGATGATCGACTTCGGCTTCACGCCCGAAGGCATCGCCATGATCAACAGCTATTTCAGCGTGATGATCGCGGTGGTCGCGGTACTGGCCCTTGCCAGCGCGTCGCGGTTCTATCTGGTGATGACCATCGGGGAGCGCATCGTCGCCGATCTCCGGCGCGACGTGTTCGCACATTTGATCTCGCTGTCGCCGGCATTCTTCGATTTGTCGCGCAGCGGCGAACTGATCTCGCGGCTGACCGCCGATACCACCCAGATCAAATCGGCGGCCGGCGCTTCGGTATCGGTCGCGCTGCGCAACCTGATGCTGTTCTTCGGCGCCACCGCGATGATGGTCATCACCAGCCCCAGGCTTTCCGGCTTCGTGCTGCTGGCGATACCGTTGATCGTGCTGCCGCTGGTGGCGTTCGGGCGCTGGGTGCGGCGGCTGTCACGCAATGCCCAGGATACGCTTGCCGAGGCAAGCGCCTATGCTTCCGAACTGGTCGGCGCCATCCGCGTCGTGCAGGCCTATACCAGCGAGCCGCTGGCCAATGCGCGCTACGGCGGCGAAGTCGAACAGGCCTATGAGGCGGCGCGCACCTCGACCCGCGCCCGCGCGGTTTTGACCGCCATCATCATCTTCATCGTCTTCACCAGCGTCGTGGCGATCCTGTGGGTCGGCTCCCATGACGTTTTGACCGGGACCATCAGCCCGGGCCGGCTCGGTCAGTTCGTCCTGTATGCGGCCTTCGCCGCGGCCGCGCTCGGCCAGCTCAGCGAGGTCTGGGGCGAGGTTTCGGCGGCCTCCGGCGCATCGGAGCGATTGTTCGAAATCCTTCGCGTCAAGTCGGCGATCACAGCGCCGGCATCGCCGCGCGCCTTGCCGGTCCCGGCGCGCGGCGACGTCAGTTTTGACAATGTCAGCTTCGCCTATCCGACCCGGCCCGGCACGATGGCGGTCGACGGCGTTTCGCTCACCGTGCGCGCCGGCGAGAAGGTCGCCATCGTCGGCCCCTCCGGCGCCGGCAAGAGCACGCTGTTTCACCTGCTGCTGCGGTTCTACGATCCCTTGTCCGGCACGATCTCGTTCGACGGCGTGCCGATCCACTCCGCCGATCCGCGCGAGGTGCGCGCGCGCATCGCGCTGGTGCCGCAGGATTCGGTCGCTTTCGCCACCAGCGCGCGCGAGAACATCCGCTTCGGCCGGCCCGATGCCAGTGACGCCGAGGTCGAGCGCGCCGCCGATCTTGCCCACGCCAGCGAGTTCATCCGCCGCCTGCCGGGCGGTTTCGAGTCGCAGCTCGGCGAGCGCGGCGTGACGCTGTCGGGGGGCCAGCGCCAGCGCATCGCCATTGCGCGCGCGATCCTGCGCGACGCGCCGCTATTGCTGCTCGATGAAGCAACCTCCGCGCTCGACGCGGAATCCGAAACGCTGGTGCAGACCGCGCTGGAGGAATTGATGCGCCACCGCACCACGCTGGTGATCGCCCATCGCCTCGCCACGGTATTGTCCTGCGACCGGATCATGGTGATGGACCAGGGCCGCATCGTCGAGCAGGGCACCCACGCCTCGCTGGTCGCCGCCAACGGGCTTTATGCCCGGCTGGCGAGATTGCAGTTCGAGGGGGTGTAG
- the rpmE gene encoding 50S ribosomal protein L31 has protein sequence MKAAIHPEYHMITVVMTDGTEYQTRSTWGKQGDKLNLDIDSKSHPAWIGGAQQLLDRGGRVSRFQKKFSGFLKKE, from the coding sequence ATGAAAGCCGCAATTCACCCGGAATATCATATGATTACGGTCGTGATGACCGATGGCACCGAATACCAGACGCGTTCGACCTGGGGCAAGCAAGGCGACAAGCTGAACCTCGACATCGACTCCAAGTCGCACCCGGCCTGGATCGGCGGCGCCCAGCAGCTCCTCGATCGTGGCGGCCGCGTGTCGCGGTTCCAGAAGAAGTTTTCCGGGTTCCTCAAGAAGGAGTGA